The stretch of DNA CTAGTATGATCTGCATTTGGGCCGGTAAACGCCCCAGCCATAGCGTGCGCAGGAGTTGATCAGGCACGGCATTGCCCGCGAGCGTCCTTAGATGGCGCAGGAACTGCGATGGCTTTCGGTCGCCAAGTTCCTCTCGCTCTAATAATTGGCGGATGCGGTGTTCCTGTGAGTCGCTCAGCCTTTGAATGAGTGCCCTTTTTACGGCTTCGTATTTCCCGCATGTCGGAGGATTCGTTATCACGTCTTTGATTTCCTTGATGTATTTTGTTTCGATTTGCGAGATTGCGTACGCATACTTGGTTGAATCCGACGTGACGGCGCTCAGCAGGAACTGGCTCTCTAATTGGGCGAACCATAATTCTGGTTCCTCCGGCCAAAAAGGTGGTACTCGCACCGATACTCTGCCGATTTGTGCTGCGTCGGCGCCTGGCATATCGCCGGCCTTCTCTGATTGGCTCATTTGCTTTAACCAGTCGTCGGGGTCACCAGTTTATAGGCGTATTGCCTaaggattgtgttcgacttggttgaaagatattgagaccaatttcttagaaaaatatattttatttttcctcgtcagagaagtagagtaatgtacaagttttgtgtttgatttgattaagggcgccagaggcgctttctcggcaagagtgtaaggccgagaatcaaaagaaaaattgacgggcgcggtaagaaattaccggccgcgtcttagtgtgttgaacgggtcctaaaaaggacggttcaactgagttagctcgttgcagcccctttcccggcgtcggtggaactccgttcgggaagtggtcttccgtctgacaactgctctctgagcaggctctgagcggtgaagtctgtactgcgatggatcgagtctctggtgtgctggtggtggcaaccgtctcggctctcggaattacggattgctccgtgtaccgaggagagagaggtctccgaattcggatgtcgccttgagtgagcgtgtcccttggtggtcgagtcaaccggacgcagaactctagtgggattaatttccacactagagactgaggaggtgacggcgaaagtggagtatccgcgggccgcttggttgaagtgcgtggccgatgctgggactctgctttctttttacacgccttgcgaggcagtgtgagaaaaacggcgagactatgtgtctctgttagattctgccgaggcagagtacgactcagttcaagggccctggggagagctcgccttgaagcgagtgagtgaggaaagatctgcggagcagctcttttatatctcgtcgatcgaagcttgatcgcgagaaggttcttcaccgcctgcgcaacctggcggtgggtccgcaagcttgtaactggtagaaggcctgcggcgcgtagcggcgccgcgatgtattataccgcgtcagtgcagcggtgtggcggtgagccgccacaactatattataatgtacatGTATGtaatttctatctttattttatcatatcattctttatatcatatttacaactttttaattatgccaatattcagaatattcaatgttatattgcatatacaaagtatctaatttttttatacgtatctGGAAACCATGAggttttaaaaacaaatatttcagacGAAAGTTGTATGATTTCGAGGGGGACATAAAATGAATTGAACGAACTTCTCCTACATAAagacattttgcaaatttggagtaaattcataaatttatttcaattcattacgttttttaaattgcaattatccTAATCTTTTTATGTCTATAGATTCTATATAACATTCTGTaacgtaaaaagttataagagtagtataatcaaaaatttaatggtttacgagatattttatatctttttatacaaaaaaaaattaatattttaacataaaatacaaaatatctaaaaacattcagttttcggtaatcttaccttaatacttttatgcacagaataGTGACACGAATCAatagacgaaaaaaaaaaacagttgttTCCAAGAAGAAAtgtgtaatttgcaacatgcagctgcataCTTTTTCCTAAAAacaactatatatatttttttacatcagttgattcgtcttattattctgtgtataaaagtattataaaattactgaaacacagaatgttttacaaaatattttgtattttatgtcaaagtatgtaaaagataaaatatcgcgTAAACCATTCAATATTTGATCATACTACTTTTCTAACTTTTTACGttacataaaatgttacatagaatctattgacataaaaaaattagggtaattccaatttaaaaaatttagtttgcgTCCAAATTCGCAAAATGTCTTTATGTAAGAGAATTTCGTTTCCATTTTATGTCCCCCTTGAAAccatacaacttttgtctgaaatatttgtttttaaaaccCTATTTccagatatatataaaagaaaatcagaCATTTTCTACATGTGCAATATAACATTCTGAACATTGGcgtaattaaaaagttgtaaatattatgatataaagactgataaaataaagataaaagttacatatatgtacattaataaaatatagttactagtttgataaaattaatattcaacttgtgaatttattaactaatttattttattttctttaaaatttgcaaaaataaacgatCCAGAAGTTATTTGGTGCGGGCATATATCCAGAAGGTGCAGATGGCGCGGACACATATCCTGATTGTGAGATCAGACGATACGAATTACGTTGTCTGcctgggggggggggggggggaatggTGCAGGTATGTGTCTCCTCATGTCCAATGTTGACGGTGCCGACTCGCCTTTTGCGAGAAAAGACCGTGCGTCCTACTCGGATTTGAACCGAGTTCGTCACGGTGACAAGCTCGCATTTACCAATGTCGCTATGGATCGTACTGTGTCAGTATATGATACTATAACGGTATTTTTGTTGCAAACATATGAGGGCACGGATCTAAGAACTCGCTTTGCGctcgaaatcgtgtaaaaatattgtccaaacgtctcagagcatgaaaattttgaaagttgcaattagtttttttaaatatagacttgtagagaatgacgagacggaacttttttctatttgcagtttttttgttcgatgcttatttttaataataaaaataaaaaagtgaaaaatttttatccccaaattcaataaaattttaagatataaatcgtcgtaatttggccaaattttgttgaaattgtttgaaatttggtatatgcatgcagtatagtctagcgatgcctacaaaacaataaaaatgctaaaaatcgcctattgtttaataataattaattgcaaattgaggccaatGGGTAACtacgtttttttagttttgctgacaaaaagtatcgagggaacttgaaatttgaaacaacttccagtgagacatttgttcctctctattgaaggaagatttctagaaattttcagatcgattcattgaaaatttgcggaaatatgcattttataaaaaaacatgcgaCGCCGCCAATGATAGCTCCGTGAGCGCTGAGCACCATCAGGCAGCGTACTCGCCGTTCGGTTTTCAaggactcgattttataatgattttttaatagttatacatttgaacaatCGCTCACTCTCcacgaaatatcgaaatgatgaactattatttatacggtttcttaattaaatacttttattattattattttgaaatatttcacatacactCCAGAGACGCGGTCTCTAGGACggtaataatttaacaaataacaatagagTTGTaagaaatcattataaaatcgaatcCTGGAAAGTTGAACGGCGAGTACGCTGCTTGATGGTGTTCAGCGCTCACAGAGTTATCATTAGCGGCGTtgcatgttttcttataaaatacatatttccgcaaattttcaatgaatcgatctgaaagtttccagaaatcttccttcaatagagaggaacaaatgtctcactggaagttgtttcaaattttaagttccctcgatactttttgtcagtaaaactaaaaaaacgtaGTTACCCattggcctcaatttgcaattaattattattaaacaataggcgattttcagctttttattgttttgtaggcatcgctagactatactgcatgcgtataccaaatttcaaacaatttcaacaaaatttggccaaattacgacgatttatatcttaaaattttattgaatttggggataaaaatttttcacttttttatttttattattaaaaataagcatcgaacaaaaaaactgcaaatagaaaaaagttccgtctcgtcattctctacagtctatatttaaaaaaattaattttgcaactttcaaaattttcatgctctgaga from Linepithema humile isolate Giens D197 chromosome 2, Lhum_UNIL_v1.0, whole genome shotgun sequence encodes:
- the LOC136997633 gene encoding uncharacterized protein: MSQSEKAGDMPGADAAQIGRVSVRVPPFWPEEPELWFAQLESQFLLSAVTSDSTKYAYAISQIETKYIKEIKDVITNPPTCGKYEAVKRALIQRLSDSQEHRIRQLLEREELGDRKPSQFLRHLRTLAGNAVPDQLLRTLWLGRLPAQMQIILATRADDLLEDVAEQADRVYEVTCRTVAVLDKPKETKSKPTGSLEDQIQALVKQVAALNTRLGRQEHRHKQQRHRSRSRSRTKSNSEEDSEFCFFHRRFGSKARKCTEPCTYKEKKKEKTEN